GTCGCAATAATACATTAGAAAATTATATTACTAGAATGAAAGAATTAGAAACAATTTGTGAAAGTATTCCTGGTGTTGATCATGCTTATGTTGTTCAAGCTGGTCGTCAAATTCGTGTTATCGTTAATCCAGTTCAAAAAACAGATGAAGAAACCCACAAATTAGCCTATGATATTCGGGAAAAAATTAAGGCCAATAAATCAGTTCCTGGTGATATTGTCATCACGATTATCCGAGAATTACGAATTACCGAAACAATTATTTAAAAAAGAAAAATCAGGTTTTTAGGCTTGATTTTTTTGTTATAATAAAAATATATAAGGCTATTGTTAAAACAATAAAATTATATCGTTATTTTACACAAGAATAGAAGGAGGTAAATTTAGTGCGCCAAGTATCTTACGGGTTAATGATTGCCGGAACAGTTTTAACATCTGTTTTTATTTTGCCATTAGCATGAATGATTCCATTAACAGTATTAACAAAAAAACAACTTAATAATCCAAAAGGATCAGTTGGGTTAGGTGTTTGTTGTATTCTTTTTGGTTTTATGTTTGGTATAGTTGCCGGAATTTTATTACTAATTACAGATGAAAGTATTAAAGTTGAAGAAGGACCAATCATCAATTCACCCCAACCAAATATTAGTAACTAAACAGATAGTTATTAATTTGTAACAACATAATATCAAACAAACTATAACTTATTAATTATTAAATTATAAGTTTTTTTTTTTTTTTTGCGATAATTCCTTTAATTTTCATCTTGATTAGATGTTATTTTTTAATTTTTGGGTATAATTAACAAAGATTAAAAAATAACGAAGGAGGAAAATAACGATGATTGGAGATTTTTTAGCTAATCGCTTGAAAAAGTCAATTGAAAAGAATTTAAAAAAATCAACTTTAACTGATGAAACAGTGCAAGAAACGTTGCGTGAAATTCGGTTGGCTTTACTAGAAGCCGATGTAAATAATGCTGTAGTTAAAGATTTTATTAAAGCAGTTGAAGCAAAAGCAAAAGGAGAATACATTAATGACGGTTTGAATGCTTCACAAATGATGATTAAAATTGTTCATGAAGAATTAATTAACATTTTTGGTAAAACAGCTTATGAATTAAATCTTTTGGCAAAACCAGCTGTTATTATGATGGTTGGATTACAAGGGAGTGGGAAAACAACCACAACTGGGAAAATTGCTAAATTAATTGAAAAAAAATATCATAAAAAACCGTTATTAGTAGCTTGTGATATTTATCGCCCTGCCGCAATTGATCAGTTAAAAACAATTGGGCAAAATTTAGGAGTTGAAGTTTTTGAACGGGGAACACAAAATCCAGTTTTAACAGCTCAACAAGCTGTTGAATATGCGAAAGAACATAAACATGATGTTGTATTATTAGATACTGCTGGTCGTTTACATATTGATGAAAATTTAATGCAAGAACTAAAAGAGATTAAAAATAATGTTTCACCAAGTGAAATTTTAATTGTTGTTGATGGAATGACTGGGCAAGATATTATTAATGTTGCTAGTGAGTTTAATGACTTATTAAAATTAACAGGAGTAGTAGTAACAAAGTTAGATGGAGATGCTCGTGGGGGAGCAGCTTTATCAATTACGCATTTAACAAAATTACCAATTAGCTTTATTGGGACCGGAGAAGGAATGAGTAACTTACAAATTTTTTATCCCGACCGAATGGCGGACAGAATTTTGGGGATGGGAGATGTCCAAACCTTATTTGAAAAAGCAAAAGATGTGATTGATGAACGGGACATGAAAAAAACCATGAACCGAATGATGATGGGACAATTTGATTTACAAGACTTGTTAAATCAGATGCGCCAAATTTCAAAAATGGGAAAAATGGGGGGATTAATGAAGTTAATTCCTGGAATGCCAAAAGTTAGTGATGAAAAAATTGCTGATGCTGAACGTAAGTTAAAAGTAACCGAGGTCTTATTATCATCAATGACAATCAAGGAGCGTCGTGAACCACGGCTATTAAAACATTTATCACGCAAAAACCGGATTATTAAAGGTTCTGGTCGTAGTGAAAAAGAATATAATGAATTAATTAATCAATTTGAAAAAACAAAAAAACAAGTTGATGAAATTGCTCGTCAAATTAAATCAGGGCGTATGCCAAATATCCCAGGAATGGGTGGCTTAGGCTTTAATTAAACAATAATAAGAACATTTAAGATATCGGATTCATTAGGATATTATAATTAAATGTTCTTTTTTTAAATATTTTATTTTTTTACTTTAATTATTGTCGTAAACAATTTATAATAAGATATGATAATTGAGAAAATTGAAAAGAGGATATTAAATAATGGGATTGAAATATAAGCGCGTTTTATTAAAAATTTCCGGGGAAGCCCTAGGAACAGAAGATAATATTTATGATTCACAAAAAATTCATGATATTGCCAAACAAATTGTTAAATTGCAAGAAGAAGGATTACAAATTGCGATTGTTGTTGGTGGAGGAAATATCTGACGAGGTAATCAAGCGGATACGATTAACATGAATCCAATTAGCGCCGATTATATGGGGATGTTAGCAACAGTAATGAATGCTTTAGCCTTAGAAGCAGTTTTAAAGAATGAAGGAAGTGTGCATGTTGTTGTTACTTCAAAAGTGCAAGTTCCCGAAGTGGCATCACCATATTTATTTAAAAAAGCAAAAGCATGATTAGAAAAAGGAGCAATTGTTATTTTAGCAGGGGGAACAGGTCAACCAAAATTTACAACTGATACAGCCGCTACAATTCGGGCAATTGAACTTGAAGCTGATGTCCTATTAATGGCTAAAAATGGTGTTGATGGAATCTATGATAAAGATCCAAAACAAAATAAAGATGCTGTTCGTTTTGAACAGATTAGTTTAAGGGACTTACAACAAAAAAACTTAAAAGTAATGGACTTAACTGCATCAAGTTTAGCAATGGAAGATAATGTTGATATTGTTGTCTTTGATATTAATGATGCAAATAATATTTATAAAGCTGCCCATGGGGAAGCTCGCGCAACAATCGTAACAGGAGGAGAAAAATAATGGCTGATAAAATTATTGAGCAAACAAAAATTAAAATGGATAAGGTAATTACTGCCTTAGAAAATGAACTAGTTAAAATTCGTACTGGACGTGCTAATCCAAATATGTTATCACATATTGCTGTTGATTATTATGGCACAATGACTCCAATTACGCAAATGGCAAATATTATTGTGCCTGAAGCGCGCCAATTGGTAATTAAACCCTATGATCGTTCAATTATTGCAACTATTGTTGGGGCAATTAATAAATCTGATTTAGGAATATCACCAATGGCGGAAGGAGATTTAATTCGATTAAATATTCCGGCTTTAACTGAAGAACGTCGTAAAATGTTAGTAAAAGAGATGTGAAAAGAAGTTGAAGGTTTTAAAGTGGCGATTCGTAATGAACGTCGTGATGCTAATGATGCCATTAAAAAAGATGGGGCTGGAACAGAAGATGATAAAAAATATTATGAAGGGGAAATTCAAAAATTAACTGATAAATATATTAAGTTAATTGATGAAAAAGCCGTTTCAAAAGAAAAAGAACTAATGGAAGTATAATCTTCCATTTTTCATCTTTTAGGAGGAGAAAAAATGATGAGTGTAAAAG
The Spiroplasma chrysopicola DF-1 genome window above contains:
- the ffh gene encoding signal recognition particle protein; translation: MIGDFLANRLKKSIEKNLKKSTLTDETVQETLREIRLALLEADVNNAVVKDFIKAVEAKAKGEYINDGLNASQMMIKIVHEELINIFGKTAYELNLLAKPAVIMMVGLQGSGKTTTTGKIAKLIEKKYHKKPLLVACDIYRPAAIDQLKTIGQNLGVEVFERGTQNPVLTAQQAVEYAKEHKHDVVLLDTAGRLHIDENLMQELKEIKNNVSPSEILIVVDGMTGQDIINVASEFNDLLKLTGVVVTKLDGDARGGAALSITHLTKLPISFIGTGEGMSNLQIFYPDRMADRILGMGDVQTLFEKAKDVIDERDMKKTMNRMMMGQFDLQDLLNQMRQISKMGKMGGLMKLIPGMPKVSDEKIADAERKLKVTEVLLSSMTIKERREPRLLKHLSRKNRIIKGSGRSEKEYNELINQFEKTKKQVDEIARQIKSGRMPNIPGMGGLGFN
- the pyrH gene encoding UMP kinase translates to MGLKYKRVLLKISGEALGTEDNIYDSQKIHDIAKQIVKLQEEGLQIAIVVGGGNIWRGNQADTINMNPISADYMGMLATVMNALALEAVLKNEGSVHVVVTSKVQVPEVASPYLFKKAKAWLEKGAIVILAGGTGQPKFTTDTAATIRAIELEADVLLMAKNGVDGIYDKDPKQNKDAVRFEQISLRDLQQKNLKVMDLTASSLAMEDNVDIVVFDINDANNIYKAAHGEARATIVTGGEK
- the frr gene encoding ribosome recycling factor, yielding MADKIIEQTKIKMDKVITALENELVKIRTGRANPNMLSHIAVDYYGTMTPITQMANIIVPEARQLVIKPYDRSIIATIVGAINKSDLGISPMAEGDLIRLNIPALTEERRKMLVKEMWKEVEGFKVAIRNERRDANDAIKKDGAGTEDDKKYYEGEIQKLTDKYIKLIDEKAVSKEKELMEV